Proteins co-encoded in one Archocentrus centrarchus isolate MPI-CPG fArcCen1 unplaced genomic scaffold, fArcCen1 scaffold_27_ctg1, whole genome shotgun sequence genomic window:
- the LOC115776172 gene encoding uncharacterized protein LOC115776172: protein MIKRAEAVSDWVSTQIAGLTYSKSTEMYRIQAQTNNQSELEHVTLDREHSREHSDHEQAEVMVARLPWTLWSTGPADAGHCQWLPPITFQIQTVQPIWLPQYTQVPQGFILSPGLFNQALKEALSGCELPPDCTLIQYVDDILIAATTVADCLQATHDVLWRLHARGFKASKDKLQIARPTVKFLGRLINRQGAGMSPNHRQIILQHPQPVTVKQMLSFLGLAGFSRSYVPDFGNLTNHLREMVREKGMRNLTAPLQWTVSAEEAFTKLKQSLTGAADLASPDYALPFFLDVSVQDNVVNGVLYQKQRGRRCILMYLSVMLDPLERRHPVCTQHAAGIAKLIQKTTHIVMGHQLVILTTHSVVAFVNSQIFTLVLLRQGRLSKILEAPNLVFTHQGINVADQISGGEPHDCQEKVLEDLKIRPDLVSEPIEGAENWYTDGGCYKDKQGDLQAGYAVVRETETGYQIVRAKKLTERPSAQRAELLAMITALQHEKDREVNIYTDSAYVTGAVHVELRQWERAGYRTATMTPVKHAEEMAILAQAIPGPTRVAVIKCKRHDKEGSRVAKGNEEADQRAKEAAGYTPRHQMMMSHPQVRPREEIVIDYTDMIDRVRGYRYLLVMVDSITGWPEAYPAKNEDSKIVIKCLINHYIPQHGFPRRVRSDNGTYFKNQDLQAVKAALGLKHKFGAVYHPESQGKVERMNQNLKTKLAKICVQSKIEWVGALPIALLQIRSSLNKVTGFTPFELLTGRQFPGPTAALPGEGQNITNFQYKAYFDELKALVSGFVSQVHDRVTGGQKGEPHTAEWVRLKVIKRKWSEPRWTGPHQVVERTSHAVRLKRKGDTWYHWSQCIPAEKPGRTLQEIQTVLRGSSAGDPNKALPQTGQSNPQVESLAEVVHPQSAT from the exons ATGATAAAACGTGCCGAGGCCGTATCTGACTGGGTCTCGACGCAGATCGCGGGACTCACCTATTCTAAAAGCACTGAAATGTATCGTATCCAGGCCCAAACAAACAATCAGTCAGAGTTGGAACACGTTACTCTGGACCGAGAACACAGCCGAGAACATTCCGACCACGAGCAGGCTGAAGTTATGGTGGCTAGGCTACCTTGGACGTTGTGGTCTACAGGACCAGCCGACGCTGGCCATTGCCAATGGTTACCGCCTATTACCTTCCAAATTCAAACCGTACAACCCATTTGGCTTCCTCAGTACACACAGGTCCCGCAGGGATTTATTTTGTCACCAGGACTCTTCAATCAGGCCTTAAAAGAAGCCTTATCGGGCTGTGAACTCCCACCCGACTGTACACTAATTCAGTATGTGGATGATATTCTCATCGCAGCCACAACAGTGGCAGACTGCCTCCAGGCCACACACGATGTGCTCTGGCGGCTACATGCCCGTGGCTTCAAGGCCAGCAAGGACAAATTACAGATAGCACGGCCCACAGTAAAGTTTTTGGGCCGCCTGATCAACAGACAGGGCGCTGGCATGTCCCCGAACCATAGACAAATCATTTTGCAACACCCACAACCGGTCACAGTAAAGCAAATGTTATCGTTTTTGGGTCTTGCAGGGTTCAGCAGAAGTTATGTACCAGACTTTGGGAATCTGACCAATCACCTCCGAGAAATGGTGAGAGAAAAGGGCATGAGAAACCTTACAGCCCCACTCCAGTGGACAGTTTCTGCAGAAGAGGCATTCACAAAATTGAAACAATCCTTAACAGGAGCAGCGGACCTGGCTAGTCCAGATTACGCACTCCCTTTTTTCTTGGATGTTTCTGTACAGGACAACGTGGTTAATGGTGTCCTGTATCAGAAACAAAGGGGGAGAAGGTGTATCTTGATGTATCTCAGCGTAATGCTGGACCCACTAGAAAGGAGACATCCAGTGTGCACACAGCATGCAGCAGGGATAGCAAAACTCATTCAAAAGACAACACACATAGTGATGGGACACCAGTTGGTGATCCTGACAACACACAGCGTAGTAGCATTTGTGAACTCACAGATTTTCACACTAGTTCTGCTGAGACAGGGAAGACTGAGCAAGATTTTGGAAGCCCCAAACCTGGTGTTTACACACCAAGGGATCAACGTGGCTGACCAGATCTCAGGGGGAGAACCACATGACTGCCAAGAGAAGGTCTTGGAAGACCTAAAAATCAGACCAGACCTAGTCAGCGAACCGATAGAGGGCGCTGAAAACTGGTACACAGATGGAGGCTGTTACAAAGACAAACAGGGAGACCTTCAAGCAGGGTATGCGGTAGTtagggagacagagacaggttACCAGATCGTGAGAGCAAAGAAGCTAACAGAAAGaccatcagctcagagagcagaGCTCCTAGCGATGATTACAGCACTGCAACATGAAAAGGACAGAGAAGTGAACATCTACACCGACTCGGCCTATGTGACAGGGGCAGTGCATGTGGAGCTTAGACAATGGGAAAGAGCCGGGTATCGAACAGCTACCATGACCCCTGTAAAGCATGCAGAAGAAATGGCAATCCTGGCCCAGGCCATTCCGGGACCAACTAGGGTGGCAGTGATAAAATGCAAAAGACATGACAAAGAGGGAAGCAGAGTGGCAAAAGGAAATGAGGAGGCTGATCAGCGAGctaaagaagcagcaggatacACCCCTAGACATCAAATGATGATGAGCCACCCACAG GTAAGGCCCAGAGAAGAGATCGTGATTGATTACACTGACATGATTGACAGAGTTCGAGGGTATCGCTACCTCCTGGTGATGGTCGACTCAATCACAGGATGGCCCGAAGCGTACCCCGCTAAAAATGAAGATAGTAAAATAGTGATCAAATGCCTAATAAACCATTACATACCACAACACGGGTTTCCCAGAAGAGTAAGGTCCGACAAtggaacatattttaaaaatcaagacCTACAGGCTGTGAAAGCAGCTTTAGGCCTGAAACACAAATTTGGAGCAGTGTATCACCCAGAATCTCAGGGTAAAGTTGAGCGCATGAACCAAAATCTAAAAACCAAATTGGCTAAAATCTGTGTACAGAGCAAAATTGAATGGGTTGGCGCTCTTCCAATAGCATTGTTACAAATAAGGAGCTCACTTAACAAAGTAACAGGGTTCACACCATTTGAGCTGCTCACAGGTAGACAATTTCCAGGACCCACAGCAGCCCTTCCTGGGGAAGGTCAAAATATAACCAACTTTCAGTATAAAGCGTATTTTGATGAACTCAAAGCTTTGGTGTCAGGTTTTGTCTCACAGGTGCATGACAGAGTGACGGGAGGCCAAAAGGGGGAACCGCACACTGCAGAGTGGGTCCGTCTAAAGGTCATCAAGAGGAAGTGGTCAGAGCCCAGGTGGACAGGACCCCACCAGGTTGTCGAGAGAACATCGCATGCTGTGCGCCTAAAAAGAAAGGGAGACACCTGGTACCACTGGAGTCAGTGCATACCTGCAGAGAAACCAGGAAGGACACTTCAGGAGATTCAAACAGTGCTcagggggtcatctgctggcgACCCCAACAAGGCTCTTCCACAAACGGGGCAGAGTAATCCCCAGGTAGAGTCTCTGGCTGAGGTAGTCCACCCTCAGTCAGCAACGTGA